A stretch of the Kroppenstedtia eburnea genome encodes the following:
- a CDS encoding fumarylacetoacetate hydrolase family protein — MKLVTYEVKARELTIHGSPQARIGWVSDGWIIDIGFAQEWATLHRGLPVTRVLPTELLPFLETGREGMQTLIRLAGEMEGEDPSTLQVEGEPVALRETEVNLLPPLPTPRSFRDFYAFEQHVKTARASRGLEMVREWYEIPVFYFSNPHTLIGPGAPVEKPRNTRELDYELEVAFVIGAKGRDIPAEKALEHIAGFCILNDWSARDLQRQEMKVGLGPAKGKDFATSIGPWLVTMDELEDRRQGDHFDLTMVARVNGRELSRGNVRDLTHTVARMVERASQNCTLWPGDLIGSGTVGTGCILELGTEIQPWLEPGDEVELEIEHLGVLRNRIVAAGE, encoded by the coding sequence ATGAAGCTGGTCACTTACGAGGTGAAGGCGAGGGAGCTGACGATTCATGGATCGCCCCAGGCACGGATCGGTTGGGTGAGTGACGGTTGGATCATCGATATCGGATTTGCTCAGGAATGGGCAACTCTTCACAGAGGGTTGCCTGTCACCCGGGTATTGCCCACGGAATTGCTGCCTTTTTTGGAGACAGGCAGGGAAGGGATGCAGACCCTCATCCGGTTGGCCGGGGAGATGGAAGGGGAAGATCCGTCCACTCTGCAAGTGGAGGGGGAGCCGGTGGCTTTGCGGGAGACGGAGGTGAACCTGCTGCCGCCCTTGCCGACCCCGCGCAGTTTCCGGGATTTCTACGCCTTTGAACAACATGTGAAAACAGCCCGTGCTAGCAGAGGGTTGGAGATGGTACGGGAGTGGTATGAAATCCCGGTTTTTTATTTCTCCAATCCCCATACCCTCATCGGGCCCGGTGCGCCGGTGGAAAAACCCCGGAACACCCGGGAGCTGGATTATGAACTGGAAGTGGCTTTCGTCATCGGTGCAAAAGGTCGGGATATCCCTGCGGAAAAGGCTTTGGAACACATCGCCGGGTTCTGCATCCTCAATGATTGGAGTGCCCGGGATTTGCAACGACAGGAGATGAAAGTGGGACTGGGACCGGCAAAAGGGAAAGATTTTGCCACGTCGATCGGTCCCTGGTTGGTTACAATGGATGAATTGGAGGACCGGAGGCAAGGGGATCATTTCGATCTGACGATGGTCGCCAGGGTCAACGGACGCGAGCTGTCCCGGGGGAATGTCCGGGATTTGACCCACACCGTGGCCCGGATGGTGGAGCGGGCCTCCCAGAACTGCACACTGTGGCCGGGGGATCTGATCGGTTCCGGGACGGTGGGGACGGGGTGCATTCTGGAGTTGGGAACAGAGATCCAACCCTGGTTGGAGCCCGGTGATGAGGTGGAGTTGGAGATTGAACATCTGGGTGTCCTCCGCAACCGGATCGTCGCAGCCGGAGAATAG
- a CDS encoding alpha/beta-type small acid-soluble spore protein, with the protein MGSISRRRRNNQLLVPEAREEMDRLKAWVLKQQTGKQVRGPVEAKMEMARQAGVSYRPQGYNGDMKTSEAGKMGGRVGGQMVKELIQMAQEELTRRK; encoded by the coding sequence GTGGGGTCCATTTCACGGAGACGACGTAACAACCAATTGTTGGTGCCGGAGGCACGGGAAGAGATGGATCGTTTGAAGGCCTGGGTGTTGAAACAGCAGACAGGGAAGCAGGTCCGGGGCCCGGTGGAAGCCAAAATGGAAATGGCCCGACAAGCCGGGGTTTCCTATCGTCCCCAGGGATACAACGGGGATATGAAAACCTCCGAGGCGGGCAAGATGGGCGGACGGGTGGGCGGGCAAATGGTGAAAGAACTGATCCAGATGGCCCAGGAAGAACTTACCCGTCGAAAGTGA
- the sleB gene encoding spore cortex-lytic enzyme — MKKKLMIFLTVATVGLTGAVLPGGKKAEAAAPTLVHYGSKNGDVWDLQARLNKLGYKTKRDGVYGLQTERQVIQFQKDHKLRIDGISGAQTWGELKKLTPSHGGKVSGKASADKVSLTQEDRKWMARAVYSEARGEPYKGQVAVAAVIINRMQSDKFPNTAKGVIMQKGAFTAVDDGQIWMNPDSDAKKAVEDAAKGWDPSSNALFYFNPDTATSKWIWSRPQLLKIGKHIFTK, encoded by the coding sequence GTGAAAAAGAAACTGATGATCTTTCTCACGGTTGCCACGGTCGGCCTGACAGGCGCCGTCCTCCCCGGAGGGAAGAAGGCGGAGGCGGCGGCACCGACCCTGGTACACTATGGCAGCAAAAACGGTGATGTCTGGGATCTGCAGGCCCGCTTGAACAAGTTGGGGTACAAAACCAAGCGTGACGGTGTATACGGACTCCAAACCGAGCGCCAGGTGATTCAATTCCAGAAAGACCACAAATTGAGGATTGATGGAATCTCTGGTGCGCAAACCTGGGGTGAGTTGAAAAAGTTGACACCGTCCCATGGGGGCAAAGTATCTGGCAAAGCATCTGCGGACAAAGTCTCCCTCACCCAGGAAGACCGAAAGTGGATGGCACGGGCGGTATACAGTGAAGCCCGTGGAGAACCTTACAAGGGACAGGTGGCAGTGGCTGCAGTGATCATCAACCGGATGCAGTCCGATAAATTCCCGAATACCGCCAAGGGCGTCATCATGCAGAAGGGAGCGTTCACGGCGGTGGACGATGGCCAGATCTGGATGAACCCTGACAGTGATGCTAAAAAAGCGGTGGAAGACGCCGCCAAAGGTTGGGATCCTTCCAGTAATGCCCTGTTTTATTTCAATCCGGATACCGCCACCTCCAAATGGATCTGGAGCCGTCCGCAACTCCTCAAAATCGGAAAACACATTTTTACCAAATAA
- a CDS encoding superoxide dismutase, which yields MAKYELPALPYASDALEPHFDKETMEIHHGRHHKTYVDKLNGALEGQAAALQEMSVEDLMKNIDQVPESIRTAVRNNGGGHANHSLFWKILSPNGGGQPTGELATAIDSAFGSFEKFKEEFTNAAVGRFGSGWAWLVLGKDGSLAITSTPNQDSPLMEGLQPILGLDVWEHAYYLKYQNKRPDYIKAFWNVVNWDEVGKRYEEAKR from the coding sequence ATGGCAAAATACGAACTGCCGGCACTGCCGTACGCCTCGGACGCATTGGAGCCCCACTTTGACAAAGAAACCATGGAAATCCACCATGGACGTCACCACAAGACCTATGTGGACAAATTGAACGGGGCACTGGAAGGTCAAGCCGCCGCCCTGCAGGAGATGTCGGTGGAAGACCTGATGAAGAACATCGACCAGGTGCCGGAAAGCATTCGCACCGCGGTCCGCAACAACGGGGGCGGCCATGCCAACCACTCCCTCTTCTGGAAAATCCTCAGCCCCAACGGCGGTGGTCAGCCGACGGGTGAGCTGGCAACAGCCATCGACAGCGCCTTTGGCAGCTTTGAGAAGTTTAAGGAGGAGTTTACCAACGCCGCCGTCGGCCGTTTCGGAAGCGGCTGGGCATGGTTGGTTTTGGGCAAGGACGGCTCTTTGGCCATCACCAGCACACCTAACCAGGACAGCCCGCTTATGGAAGGCCTCCAACCGATCCTGGGTCTGGATGTCTGGGAACACGCTTACTATCTCAAGTACCAAAACAAGCGTCCGGATTATATCAAGGCGTTCTGGAACGTCGTCAACTGGGACGAAGTTGGCAAACGCTACGAAGAAGCCAAACGGTAA
- a CDS encoding HAD family hydrolase produces MYEMILFDVDGVLLSEKRCFDTTCLAVWELLYSDQALGLPGGDFTPSPDEETIRGVRRDVFDGEKVLEWLKAHGVNSNWDMVALLFGFQLQELLKQLFERQPEFVTRLLKEDLDRESLVRIGERFRGEGMEFLPRYGKVTECLEGMSPDRVDLPGQINRLARAWSGIQPSCFSHGGSLWKLGLDVYQEWYLGGDLYEKQEKKAPLHPEKIGFMKQEIPIVEPSAIRDMLDQLKQSGLTLGIGTGRPSLETQVPLEAMGWLPAFDPDRIVTASDVRRAEKGRSDLGPLGKPHPFTYLKAFGGGTFSDADTLAIRLPISDGERVLIVGDSVADLLAARQMGCHFAATLTGPSGEKARAKFEELGADYILQDVTEVLPLIRSLRK; encoded by the coding sequence GGTATGGGAACTGTTGTACAGCGATCAGGCCCTGGGTCTGCCCGGGGGGGATTTCACCCCTTCCCCCGATGAAGAAACCATCCGGGGGGTGCGGCGGGATGTCTTTGACGGGGAGAAGGTGCTGGAATGGCTGAAAGCTCATGGGGTCAATTCCAACTGGGATATGGTGGCTCTCTTGTTTGGGTTTCAGCTTCAGGAATTGTTGAAACAACTGTTTGAAAGACAGCCTGAGTTTGTGACCCGCCTGTTGAAAGAGGATCTGGACAGGGAAAGCCTGGTGCGGATCGGAGAAAGGTTTCGCGGGGAAGGGATGGAGTTTCTGCCCCGTTACGGAAAAGTGACAGAGTGTTTGGAGGGGATGTCCCCGGACCGGGTGGATCTGCCGGGACAAATCAACAGATTGGCCCGGGCGTGGTCGGGGATTCAACCTTCTTGTTTCTCTCATGGAGGTTCTCTTTGGAAATTGGGTCTGGATGTCTATCAGGAATGGTACCTGGGGGGGGACCTGTATGAAAAACAGGAGAAAAAAGCACCTCTTCACCCTGAAAAGATCGGTTTCATGAAACAGGAGATCCCGATTGTGGAACCGTCGGCAATCCGTGACATGCTGGATCAATTGAAACAATCCGGATTGACCCTCGGGATCGGAACCGGCCGGCCGTCACTGGAAACACAGGTGCCTCTGGAAGCGATGGGGTGGTTGCCCGCCTTTGATCCGGATCGGATTGTGACGGCGAGTGATGTCCGGCGGGCGGAGAAGGGCCGATCCGATCTGGGACCTTTGGGCAAACCCCACCCTTTCACTTATCTGAAAGCTTTTGGAGGAGGGACTTTCTCCGATGCCGACACCTTGGCCATCCGTCTCCCCATAAGCGATGGCGAACGGGTTTTGATCGTTGGAGATTCCGTGGCCGATCTGTTGGCCGCCCGCCAAATGGGTTGCCATTTTGCCGCCACCCTGACCGGACCATCAGGGGAGAAGGCGCGGGCCAAGTTTGAAGAGCTGGGGGCGGATTATATCCTGCAGGATGTGACGGAAGTGCTTCCGCTGATTCGGAGTCTCAGGAAGTAA